The Streptomyces sp. NBC_00224 genome contains the following window.
CGGCCCTCGCCGACCTGGCGCCCGAGGACTGGCAGGCCATGCTCGACATCAACCTCACCGGCGTCTTCCTCGCCCTCCAGGCCGAGGTCGCCCAGATGCGCACCCAGGAGCACGGCGGCGCGATCGTCAACGTCGGCTCCAACCTCGGCGCCCACAAGCGGATCCCGGGCGCCGCCGGATACCTCACCACCAAGGCCGCGGTCTCCGCGCTGACCCGGGCCGCCGCCCTCGACCACATCCAGGACGGCATCCGCATCAACGTGGTGAGCCCCGGCGCCTCCGCCACCACGATGTCGCTGCGCGCGGGCGAGACGGAGGCCGAGCGCGCGGTGCGGATGAAGACGGACTCGCCGCTGGGCCGGGTCTCGACCACCGCCGAGATCGCGGCGGCGGTCCTCTATCTGGCCTCGGACGACGCGGCGTCGGCGGTGGGCACGGACCTGGTGATCGACGGCGGCTCGGCCGCGTAGGGGCGGTCCGGCGGCCCCCTGCTGTCCGGACCTACCGGACGGTACGGTGGGCCGCATGACTCAGGGCTGGAGCGCGAGGGACATCCCCGACCAGAGCGGCCGTACGGCGGTCGTCACCGGGGCGAACAGCGGCATCGGACTCGTCACGGCACGCGAACTCGCCCGCAAGGGCGCGCACGTGATCCTGGCCTGCCGCAGCGAGGCCCGGGGCAAGGAGGCGGAGGCCCTGATCAACCGTCAGGTATACGGCGCGAACGTCCAGTTCGTGCCTCTGGACCTGGCGGACCTCTCCTCGGTCCGGACTTTCGCAGAAACGTATCAGCAGTCCAGTTTGGACCTGCTGATCAACAACGCGGGTGTGATGGCGCTGCCGTACGGCAGGACGGCGGACGGCTTCGAGCGGCAGTTCGGGGTGAACCACCTGGGCCACTTCGCGCTGACCGGCCTGCTCCTGTCCCGGCTGCGGGCGGCTCCGGCGGCGCGGGTGGTCTCGGTCTCCAGCGGCCTGCACGCCCTCTCCAACATCGACCTCGCCGACCTCAACAGCGAACGCCGCTACCGCCGTTGGATCGCCTACGCCCGCTCCAAGACGGCCAACCTCCTGTTCATCCACGAACTGTCCCGCCAACTCCGCTCGGCGGGCTCGGCCGTGGTGGCCGCCGCCGCGCACCCCGGCTACGCCTCGACCAACCTCCAGACGGCCGGCGCCCGCATGGAGGGCCGCCGCACCGCCGAACGCCTGGCAGAACTCGGCAACCGCGTCCTGGCCCAACCGGCCGAGGCAGGCGCCCTCCCCACCCTGTACGCCGCCACGGCCCCGTCCGTCCACCCCGACTCCTTCACAGGCCCCCGCCTCCAGGGCTGGCGCGGCGCCCCCACAAGATCGGCCCGAGCGAAGTGGACGCTGGACGACGCGACGGGGGAACGCCTGTGGGTGGCTTCTGAGGAACTTACGGGGGTGCGGTACGGGTGGTAATTCCTGGGGTCACGCCCCCGGATCCCCCCGTTTGCCTGCGGGCGAGTGGGGGCTGGTCGCGCAGTTCCCCGCGCCCCTGGAAGCGCCCCTCCGGGCCGCCCAGGGGGATGCCGCGCAGCGGCATTCTTAGGGGCGCGGGGAACTGCGCGACCAGCCAAAGAATGCCCGCAGACGAACGGGGTCCGGGGCGCAGCTCCCGGGAAGCCACCCTCCCCGGAGGGTTCAGGCAAGCGGATTGCCCGGGGCTGGGGTGACCCGGCTGAACGAGGTCACGACGGCTCGGAACCCGGCATGATCATGCTGCCGCGCGGTGTGCCGGATCGCCCAGTCCTCCGGTCCCGCCCGCTCGTCGGAGGGCGGGGAGGCGTCGAGGCACGTCGTGCACTCCATTACGTGGATCGGTCCGGAGGCGCCGGGGGTTGGGTCCGCGCCGAGCATCCACTCTGCGTACCGGATCACCGACCGAGGGCTCACGGCATCCGCTCCGGCGACGGCACCTGACGCAGCCGGGTCTGCCCGAGCGCCACCAGGTCGGCCACGGCCCGCGCCGCGCACACGCTGCCCACCGCGCTCGGAGGCAGCGCCCAGTAAGGGCCCGGCCGTGCGGTCAGGTCGACGCGCGGTACCCCCAGCCACGTTCCCGGGCGCAGGCACTCGACGCCCGGCACCTGCCAGTGGGCGTGCGTGCCCGGGGGGACCAGCGCGTAGTACCAGACACCGACGCCGTACGCGTCGTGGATGACGGCCCCGTTCGCGAGCGTCTGGGCGAGGTACGCGGCCACGGCGTCCGGGTCTTCACTGCCCGCGGCCGCGTGGACGACGGGGGCGGACAGCCGGATCGCGTCGAACTTCTCGCCGGTCGGCACGAGCGCGATACCCACGTCGAACTCCCGCCGGGCCTGGGCGGGGGCGTCGTGGGCCGAGGCGAGCCAGTCGGTGATGGCTCCGGTTGACTGGTCGATCACGGCGTGACCGCCTCGCCGACCCCGGTCGCCTCGGCGCAGCCACGGTGGGCGTAGCTGGTGCGGTCGCCGCCGGCGTCGCCGATGACCATCCACGTGGGGACGTCGGCGCCCGGCTCCGTGCAGACCTCGCATCGGCGGTACGCGGCCGGATTGACCGGCTGCTCAATGGCGTTCACGGGAGCGCTCCTTTGGTGGTTGACTGTGCGCCCCCAGATTCCGGTCACGGTCGGTGCCGGTTCGATAACCGAGCGGTAATCTCACGGTGAGATGGATTCTCATCCCCCTGTGGATAGGGAGCACAGCCGTGTCCGCATCGGTCGGCGCCATCAGCATCCCGGCATGGGCGTGGGAGCAGGCCGCGGTCCGCCAGGCCCTCCGACGCCGGGACATCGCCTCGGTGTTCGCGTACGTCCAGCAGTACTCGGGAGCGAGCCAGGCCCGGATCGCCGCAGCGGTCGACATGACCCAGAGCCGCGTCAACGAGATCATCAACCGGCGCCGCGAAGTGGCCCGGCTCGACGTGTACGAGCGGATCGCCGACGGCCTCGACATGCCCGATGACGCCCGCCACCTCCTCGGCCTGGCGGCCGGCCGGGAGAAGCGCTCAGGCGGGGCCGCGTTCGACCTGACCGCCTTCCCCGAGGTCGTGCGCGTCTACGCCTCCCAGGCCTCCGCCCGCGAGGAGATCCGTCAACAGGCCCGTGCCGCCCAGGAACTGGACGTCCTGGCCGTACGCGGCCTCGGCCTCATCGGCCTCAACGACTCGCTGCTGCGGGCCTGTCTACCGCGCGAGCAGGGCGGCTCGGGGCTCCGGGTACGTGTCCTGCTCCTCGATCCCGAGGCGCCCGCCCTCGCCCGGCGCGCAGCCGAGATCGGAGAATCCGAGGAGTCTCTGGCCAGCGGCGTACGTCTGGCTGAGGCACGGCTGAGGGAGCTTGCCGAGACATGCGACATTCAGGTCTACCGGTACGGCATGCTGCCTACTTGGCGGATGATCCGCACCGACAGCACCATGTTCGTCAGCGCCTTCGACACCGGGTGGGAAGGACACGAGTCGGCGACGTACAAGGTGATGGAGACGCCACACGGACCGCTGTTCCGAGGATTCCGGCGGATGGTCGAGGCGATCGTCGGCGGGGCCGAGCGCACTGTCTGAGGAGAAGGGGGCACCACGTGATCGAGGCCGAGCTGAAGGCCCGCGTCCACGAGCCCGAGGCGGTGCTCCGGCGCCTCGACGAGCGCGCCCCGAGCCGGGCCGAGGTGTACCAGGACACCTACTACGACACCCCGGACGGCGCGCTGGAGGCCCGGGATGCGGAGCTGCGGGTGCGCACCGTGCACGGGCGGGACGAGACCCGCACCGTCCTCACGTACAAGGGCGCCCGGGTGGACGAGGAATCGGGGTCGAAGCCGGAGCACGAGACCCGTGTCGAGGACGCCGGGGCGGTGCACGCGATGCTCCGGGGCCTCGGCTACGTACCGGCCATCGCCTTCGAGAAGCGGTGCCGGAACTACGCCTTCGAGGCGCGCGGCCGTCGCATGCTCGCGACGCTCGTCCGGGTCCCGGAGATCGACGGGACGTTCGTCGAGCTGGAGACACTCGTTGACGAGGGCGACTTGGCGGCGGCTCTCGACGACGTACGCGCGGTGCTGGGCGATCTGGGCATCGACGCCGCCGACTTCACGCGCGAGCTGTACACCGATGCCGTACGAGCTCGGCGAGCGGCACGCCGGTGACGGCGGCGGAGCAGCGTCCCGGCGCGCACCAGCGCATCCGGCCCCACCCCGTCAAGACCCCGTAAGGAACCCACCCCCACCCGACAAGGCCCCGCCAATAAGCCCGGCCCGCCGGGCGAGCGCGGCGGACCATCGGGGCATGCTGATCAAGCCGATGACCCGGGCCGCCGAACCCGCGGCCGAGGAACCCCCCGGAGCCGCAGGCGCACCCCGCGAGGCCGACCGACACCGCCTCACCGCCACCCAGGGCCTCGCCGCCCTCTCCCTCGACGCCATGGCCTCCGTGGCGTACGGCCCCGAGGCCATCGTGCTGGTGCTGGCCGCGGCCGGGTCGTACGGGCTCGGGTTCACCCTGCCCGTGACGCTCGCCATCGCCGCCCTGCTCGCCGTGCTCGTCGCCTCGTACCGGCAGGTCATCGCCGCGTTCCCGAACGGCGGCGGCTCGTACGCGGTGGCCCGCGCCCACCTCGGCCCCCGCACCGGCCTGGTGGCGGCCGCCTCGCTGATCCTCGACTACGTACTGAACGTCGCCGTCTCCGTCACCGCCGGCGTGGCCGCGCTGACCTCCGCCTTCCCCGGCCTCTACGACGAGCGGCTCCCCATCTGCCTCGGCGTGCTCGTCCTCGTCACTGCCGTGAACCTGCGCGGCATCGTCGAGTCCGCCAAGGCCTTCCTCGTCCCCACGGTCGTCTTCGTCGGGTCGATTCTGGCGATCGTCGTCGCCGGGCTGCTGCGCGACGGGCCGGTCTCCACGCAGGCCGCCGACGGGCATGCCTCGGTCCTGACCGGCAACGCCACCAGCGTCGGCGCGCTGCTCCTGCTCAAGGCGTTCGCCTCCGGCTGCTCGGCGCTGACCGGCGTCGAGGCCGTCGCCAACGCCGTGCCGTCCTTCCGCGCCCCCGCCGCCAAGCGCGCCCAGCGCACCGAGGTCGCCCTGGGCGCCCTGCTCGGCGTGATGCTGATCGGGCTCTCCGTGCTCATCGGGCGCTTCCACCTCCAGCCGGTCGACGGCGTCACCGTCCTCGCCCAGCTCGCGGACGCCTCCCTCGGCCACAACTGGGCGTTCTACGTCGTCCAGTTCGCCACCGTCGTCCTGCTCGCGCTCGCCGCGAACACCTCCTTCGGCGGACTGCCCGTCCTCATGTCGCTGCTCGCCCGCGACAACTACCTGCCGCACGTCTTCGGCCTGAAGGCGGACCGCCAGGTGCACCGCCACGGCGTCCTCGCGCTCGCCACCGTCTCGGGCGCGCTCCTCGTCTTCTCGGGCGGCGACACCAACACCCTCGTACCGCTCTTCGCGATCGGTGTCTTCGTCGGGTTCACCATCTGCCAGACCGGCATGGTGCTGCACTGGAAGCGGGAGGGGTCGCCGCGCTGGCGCGCCAAGGCCGCGCTCAACGGCTTCGGCGCCCTGCTGACCGGGGTGAGCGCGGTCGTCGTCACCGCGACCAAGTTCACCGACGGCGCCTGGCTCGTGGCGATCGCGCTGCCGCTGCTCGTGCTGGCCTTCGAGGCGGTGCACCGGGCGTACGGCAGGATCAGCGAGCGCATCGGCCTGGGCCGCGTCCCGGAGCCGCCGCACCGCGACCGCTCCCTGGTCATCGTGCCGGTGTCGCATCTGTCCCGGCTCACCGGCGACGCGCTGAACGCGGCCGTGTCCCTGGGCGACGAGGTACGGGCCGTCACCGTCACCCACCCCGACGAGGAGGACCGCCGGGCCACGGAGGCGCTGCGCCGCGACTGGCAGCTGTGGAACCCGGGCGTGGAGCTGGTCGAACTGCACTCGCCGCACCGCACGGTGGGCCGTCCGGTCGCCGCGTACGTGGACCGCGTGCACCGGTACCACCCGAACACCCGGGTCACCGTGCTGATACCGGAGGTCGAGCCCGCCCACATCTGGCAGCGGCTGCTCCAGAACCAGCGCGGCTCGGTCCTCGCGCACGCGGTGCGGCGCGACACGGACGCGGTGATCTGCCGCCTGCGCTTCCGGCTCTGAGGTCGGGCCCGCGTACGGCGGCCCGGCACCTCCGGCGGCGGGCCCGCGTCCGAGGACCCGCCGAGGACCTGCCGGGGAGCGACTGTTTCCAGCCACTCCCCGGCCCGTACGCCCTACAGCGTCGCCGGGGCGGAACGTTCCGCCATCACCGGCTGGCCGCCCCGCAGCAGCGCCGTCCCCAGCGGGGTCAGCGTGTGCAGCACCGCGCTCCCGTGCCGCAGGGTCACCAGCAGGCCGGCCTCCCGCAGGACGCCGGCGTGCTGGCTGGCCGAGGCGAGCGACACCCCCGCCCTGCGGGCGAGTTCGCTCGTCGTACAGCCGTGGCCTATCGACTGGAGCACCGCCGAGCGGGTGTGCCCGACCAGCCGGCCGAGCGAGGGGCCGGGCGCGGTGCCCGCGCTCTGCCTCTCGTACGGCGTGAGGGTGTGCGTCACCGGATAGACCAGCACCGGCGCCAGCAGCGGGTCCTGGAGCGTCACCGGCGTACGGCGGCAGAAGAAGGACGGCTGCAGCAGCAGCCCGCGGCCCTCCAGGTACACATCCCGGTCCACCGGGTAGTCCGCCTCCAGGACGGGGGCCCGCCAGCGCATCATCGGCGGGAGCGAGGCGAGGAGTTCGTCCGCCCCGCCGTCGAGGAGCGCGCGGCCGCGGGCGGCCCGGTCGGCGTCGACGCGGGCCTGGATGTGCGTCCAGTACGGCGAGATGGCGGCCCGGTGGTAGCTGCGCAGTGTGCCCATGAGACG
Protein-coding sequences here:
- a CDS encoding SDR family NAD(P)-dependent oxidoreductase; translation: MSTRSTAARFTGRTALVTGAGSGIGRTIALAFAAEGARVAVAGRTAASLDETVALIEEAGGVAAAFTADVSRAEDVRALVSAVVDRFGSLDIAVNNAAVLRGKGGAALADLAPEDWQAMLDINLTGVFLALQAEVAQMRTQEHGGAIVNVGSNLGAHKRIPGAAGYLTTKAAVSALTRAAALDHIQDGIRINVVSPGASATTMSLRAGETEAERAVRMKTDSPLGRVSTTAEIAAAVLYLASDDAASAVGTDLVIDGGSAA
- a CDS encoding oxidoreductase, encoding MTQGWSARDIPDQSGRTAVVTGANSGIGLVTARELARKGAHVILACRSEARGKEAEALINRQVYGANVQFVPLDLADLSSVRTFAETYQQSSLDLLINNAGVMALPYGRTADGFERQFGVNHLGHFALTGLLLSRLRAAPAARVVSVSSGLHALSNIDLADLNSERRYRRWIAYARSKTANLLFIHELSRQLRSAGSAVVAAAAHPGYASTNLQTAGARMEGRRTAERLAELGNRVLAQPAEAGALPTLYAATAPSVHPDSFTGPRLQGWRGAPTRSARAKWTLDDATGERLWVASEELTGVRYGW
- a CDS encoding helix-turn-helix domain-containing protein, with the protein product MSASVGAISIPAWAWEQAAVRQALRRRDIASVFAYVQQYSGASQARIAAAVDMTQSRVNEIINRRREVARLDVYERIADGLDMPDDARHLLGLAAGREKRSGGAAFDLTAFPEVVRVYASQASAREEIRQQARAAQELDVLAVRGLGLIGLNDSLLRACLPREQGGSGLRVRVLLLDPEAPALARRAAEIGESEESLASGVRLAEARLRELAETCDIQVYRYGMLPTWRMIRTDSTMFVSAFDTGWEGHESATYKVMETPHGPLFRGFRRMVEAIVGGAERTV
- the cyaB gene encoding class IV adenylate cyclase — its product is MIEAELKARVHEPEAVLRRLDERAPSRAEVYQDTYYDTPDGALEARDAELRVRTVHGRDETRTVLTYKGARVDEESGSKPEHETRVEDAGAVHAMLRGLGYVPAIAFEKRCRNYAFEARGRRMLATLVRVPEIDGTFVELETLVDEGDLAAALDDVRAVLGDLGIDAADFTRELYTDAVRARRAARR
- a CDS encoding APC family permease, which translates into the protein MLIKPMTRAAEPAAEEPPGAAGAPREADRHRLTATQGLAALSLDAMASVAYGPEAIVLVLAAAGSYGLGFTLPVTLAIAALLAVLVASYRQVIAAFPNGGGSYAVARAHLGPRTGLVAAASLILDYVLNVAVSVTAGVAALTSAFPGLYDERLPICLGVLVLVTAVNLRGIVESAKAFLVPTVVFVGSILAIVVAGLLRDGPVSTQAADGHASVLTGNATSVGALLLLKAFASGCSALTGVEAVANAVPSFRAPAAKRAQRTEVALGALLGVMLIGLSVLIGRFHLQPVDGVTVLAQLADASLGHNWAFYVVQFATVVLLALAANTSFGGLPVLMSLLARDNYLPHVFGLKADRQVHRHGVLALATVSGALLVFSGGDTNTLVPLFAIGVFVGFTICQTGMVLHWKREGSPRWRAKAALNGFGALLTGVSAVVVTATKFTDGAWLVAIALPLLVLAFEAVHRAYGRISERIGLGRVPEPPHRDRSLVIVPVSHLSRLTGDALNAAVSLGDEVRAVTVTHPDEEDRRATEALRRDWQLWNPGVELVELHSPHRTVGRPVAAYVDRVHRYHPNTRVTVLIPEVEPAHIWQRLLQNQRGSVLAHAVRRDTDAVICRLRFRL
- a CDS encoding ArsR/SmtB family transcription factor, with translation MLRIHFTGVDLARVRMAPGPDALWETILSFHRLRDRRGALVFGEWRTETRTRLNGETRLLSAVVPGRGYFPDFLTPAEGPHTIESGLEVVRETGQDRLHDELSRVAGPRGLPRWVRALAEGRGEPLDRLMGTLRSYHRAAISPYWTHIQARVDADRAARGRALLDGGADELLASLPPMMRWRAPVLEADYPVDRDVYLEGRGLLLQPSFFCRRTPVTLQDPLLAPVLVYPVTHTLTPYERQSAGTAPGPSLGRLVGHTRSAVLQSIGHGCTTSELARRAGVSLASASQHAGVLREAGLLVTLRHGSAVLHTLTPLGTALLRGGQPVMAERSAPATL